From Roseburia hominis, the proteins below share one genomic window:
- a CDS encoding BlaI/MecI/CopY family transcriptional regulator — protein sequence MKLSEREWTVLNALWETGGAELGVLVNELYETTGWSRNTVLTYLTRMESKGLVRIDKEISPHIYYAALDRESCQQQERQSFLHRVYSGSAGDLIAAFLKEEPISQEERERLRKILDDMEV from the coding sequence ATGAAGCTTTCTGAACGTGAATGGACAGTTCTTAATGCTCTTTGGGAAACCGGCGGTGCAGAGCTGGGCGTACTTGTTAATGAACTATATGAGACTACCGGTTGGAGCCGAAATACCGTACTGACATATTTGACACGAATGGAGTCTAAAGGCTTGGTGCGAATTGATAAGGAAATTTCACCACATATTTACTATGCAGCATTGGATCGTGAGAGCTGCCAACAACAGGAACGCCAGAGTTTCCTTCATCGAGTCTACAGTGGCTCTGCCGGAGATCTGATTGCGGCCTTTCTGAAAGAGGAACCTATTTCTCAAGAGGAAAGAGAGCGTCTGCGTAAGATTCTTGATGATATGGAGGTGTGA
- a CDS encoding M56 family metallopeptidase: MVDIWGFLFQTLTASGVAVLLLVIKALFKDKLSPKWHFAVWGVLGIMILIPAGFNGRYTLFQWQVLVEVIKSWFGDYSFTRVLYPIPILSTIPRTIIQWIFAGYILGVIVHIIIYIASYIRLLLILRNGSKPCEELAARIRQIAALQKVRPGRVVEVPGLPSAFVCGIIRPILAVPANKDIDDKVILHELLHMKYKDTLWSVVICLLRCIHWCNPLLIFCADQAINDMEARCDQHVLEQLEGEERRDYGRILLSMANDRFAKTPGSTCINNGGKNIRERIETIARFKKYPVGMSLVSVCVIILLTLSLVVGVQATTVYDLSNSVQLSLASARSTPCTTSAGAFDTYAKAILDQNGIYRSMCAPWSVQAEILNEILEKDKAGIYPSWDSGLNERSNSQSGYYIYNLKQSGNNSFEGLLVVETNYPPNGQPEEEGKMYLAVQNLRVEKENGRWVVIPLEEFRNIAVPDQNLEWGSMELPGIMYSGIVDELQVDVKVQTIYAVESTVQTNNNNFIFENSSYFDTTPKPNAEFSWAVRTQSESVTHLGSAAERDAIERIGLSVAPIYPGDKRPERLGASFEDNFRGTSSTGESWGSQKTEPGWGPSIEIGGGGGGTFDPAHDVPLPDYYVADLFINSKLAAQLDLALQEGVAK, translated from the coding sequence ATGGTTGATATATGGGGATTCCTTTTCCAAACACTTACTGCCTCAGGCGTTGCCGTTCTGTTGCTTGTGATTAAGGCGTTGTTTAAGGATAAACTGTCTCCCAAGTGGCACTTTGCTGTGTGGGGTGTTCTGGGAATTATGATATTGATACCTGCAGGATTTAACGGGCGGTACACATTGTTTCAGTGGCAGGTGCTTGTAGAGGTAATTAAATCGTGGTTTGGAGATTATTCTTTTACCCGGGTCCTTTATCCAATTCCTATTTTAAGTACCATACCGAGAACCATTATACAATGGATCTTCGCCGGGTATATTCTTGGTGTCATCGTCCACATTATAATTTACATAGCATCCTATATCCGTCTTCTCTTAATATTGCGAAATGGAAGTAAGCCCTGTGAAGAACTTGCCGCTCGTATTCGGCAAATTGCTGCTTTACAGAAAGTCAGGCCCGGCAGAGTAGTTGAAGTTCCCGGATTGCCCAGCGCTTTTGTGTGCGGAATAATCCGACCGATATTGGCGGTACCTGCAAATAAGGATATTGACGACAAGGTGATCCTGCATGAGCTTCTTCATATGAAGTATAAGGATACTCTTTGGAGTGTGGTGATATGTCTGTTGAGATGCATTCATTGGTGCAACCCTCTTCTTATTTTCTGTGCGGATCAGGCAATCAATGATATGGAAGCACGCTGCGATCAGCATGTGTTGGAACAGCTTGAAGGTGAGGAACGCAGAGACTATGGCCGAATACTTCTTTCTATGGCAAATGACCGTTTTGCGAAAACTCCGGGAAGTACCTGTATAAACAACGGCGGTAAAAACATTCGTGAACGAATCGAAACCATTGCCCGCTTCAAAAAATACCCTGTTGGAATGAGCTTGGTGTCGGTCTGTGTTATAATCCTTCTGACTCTTTCGTTAGTTGTGGGTGTGCAGGCCACAACAGTATATGATTTAAGTAATTCGGTACAGTTGTCTTTGGCATCAGCCAGAAGCACTCCTTGCACAACATCAGCGGGAGCGTTTGACACCTACGCAAAGGCAATATTGGATCAGAACGGAATCTATCGGTCCATGTGTGCACCATGGTCTGTGCAGGCAGAGATTTTGAATGAGATACTTGAGAAAGATAAGGCCGGTATCTATCCAAGCTGGGACTCTGGCCTTAACGAGCGGTCTAATTCCCAAAGCGGATATTACATATATAATCTAAAGCAGAGTGGTAATAACAGCTTCGAAGGGCTCTTGGTAGTAGAGACAAATTATCCACCGAACGGTCAACCTGAGGAAGAAGGTAAGATGTATCTTGCAGTCCAAAATCTGCGGGTTGAAAAGGAAAATGGACGTTGGGTCGTAATTCCTTTAGAAGAGTTCCGAAATATTGCAGTGCCAGATCAAAATTTGGAGTGGGGCAGCATGGAACTTCCGGGTATTATGTATTCGGGAATTGTTGATGAGTTGCAAGTTGATGTAAAGGTTCAAACCATATACGCGGTTGAGAGTACTGTTCAAACAAATAATAATAATTTCATATTTGAAAACAGCTCATATTTTGATACAACACCTAAACCAAATGCCGAGTTCAGTTGGGCAGTAAGAACCCAAAGTGAAAGTGTTACACATCTTGGTTCGGCAGCAGAAAGAGACGCCATTGAAAGAATCGGTCTTTCTGTTGCACCGATATATCCCGGAGATAAGCGTCCTGAAAGACTTGGTGCTTCCTTTGAAGATAACTTCAGGGGAACAAGTAGTACCGGCGAAAGCTGGGGGAGTCAAAAGACCGAACCTGGTTGGGGACCTTCTATTGAAATTGGTGGTGGAGGCGGAGGAACCTTCGATCCGGCGCATGATGTTCCGCTTCCCGATTATTATGTGGCTGATCTGTTTATCAATAGCAAACTTGCAGCGCAGCTTGACTTAGCTTTGCAGGAAGGGGTGGCAAAATGA